In the Candidatus Bathyarchaeota archaeon genome, one interval contains:
- a CDS encoding succinylglutamate desuccinylase/aspartoacylase family protein: MKTEVTFGGVTVQPGEIGFGSLINVELKDGTVVKLPIIVMNGAYDGPKFVVSGAVHGSELIGAEVIRRVLREKVDPKKLKGLVVGIPISNPLGFQAGNRSAPQDGIFPNISSPGDSGGSITQRIGSAIWDQVTSKMDLRIDIHGNMRPCTAFCLCSLHDPKTREMNEKMGKATGLTVVYSPPTGTLEGMGGARAVGYKAVYSVSLELIAASKVTEISGDLGSRAIINVMKLWDMIEGEIEKQPEEYVWGPGWVKNAGRLKVNRGGILHFKKDPGEFIKGGETVAKIYNPYGDVVEEITFPHDGYIRAWAAAHQAVNTGSSIAYITHDE; encoded by the coding sequence TTGAAAACTGAAGTAACATTCGGAGGAGTAACCGTTCAACCAGGGGAGATCGGTTTTGGTTCTCTTATCAACGTTGAGCTTAAAGACGGCACGGTCGTAAAACTCCCGATAATCGTGATGAACGGCGCCTATGACGGACCCAAGTTCGTTGTTTCGGGCGCTGTACACGGCTCCGAGCTAATTGGAGCCGAGGTAATCAGGCGCGTATTAAGGGAGAAGGTTGACCCAAAAAAACTTAAAGGTCTCGTGGTAGGCATCCCCATTAGTAATCCCCTAGGATTTCAGGCGGGTAATCGATCCGCTCCTCAGGATGGAATTTTCCCCAATATAAGCAGCCCTGGAGACTCGGGAGGCTCGATCACACAGAGGATAGGTTCGGCCATTTGGGATCAAGTTACATCCAAGATGGATCTTAGGATAGACATCCATGGCAACATGCGACCTTGCACCGCTTTCTGCCTCTGCAGCCTCCATGACCCCAAAACTAGAGAGATGAATGAGAAGATGGGGAAGGCTACTGGCTTGACAGTAGTTTATTCACCCCCTACTGGCACATTGGAGGGCATGGGTGGAGCCAGAGCAGTAGGCTATAAGGCGGTTTATTCGGTTTCCCTCGAGCTCATAGCTGCAAGCAAAGTGACTGAGATATCAGGAGATCTGGGCTCAAGGGCCATCATAAACGTGATGAAGCTATGGGACATGATCGAGGGAGAGATCGAAAAGCAGCCTGAGGAATACGTCTGGGGACCTGGATGGGTCAAAAACGCCGGCAGGCTTAAGGTGAACCGGGGAGGAATCCTCCACTTCAAAAAGGACCCTGGAGAGTTTATTAAAGGCGGGGAGACCGTGGCAAAAATATATAACCCTTATGGAGATGTTGTGGAGGAAATAACCTTCCCTCATGATGGCTACATTAGGGCCTGGGCAGCCGCCCACCAAGCGGTAAACACCGGGAGCAGTATTGCCTATATAACCCACGATGAATAA